One genomic region from Bactrocera tryoni isolate S06 chromosome 3, CSIRO_BtryS06_freeze2, whole genome shotgun sequence encodes:
- the LOC120770677 gene encoding rac guanine nucleotide exchange factor B-like produces MSNQCFGSLAGMIASMPTQAFRMAYDSQIHFENNYSGSSNNNNYLKTNNNTNFPNSNSNNKTCERCKSLEAKIDDLNTKFDNMLDYLKKMMEVQAKQGAQLSVLANKHADMRNLSKLFPIKTIEEMESVNNAINEVNINEYEDCRRRQKSPISNYRNASILLKKGCID; encoded by the exons atgtcaaaccAGTGTTTTGgttcgttggccggtatgatcGCCAGTATGCCGACGCAAGCCTTTCGAATGGCCT ATGATTCGCAAATTCATTTCGAAAACAACTATAGcggcagcagcaataacaacaactatctCAAAACCAATAATAATACCAACTTCCCcaacagcaatagcaataacaaaactTGTGAAAGGTGCAAATCTTTGGAGGCTAAAATTGACGATTTGAACACCAAATTTGACAACATGCtag ATTACCTTAAAAAAATGATGGAAGTTCAGGCAAAGCAAGGCGCCCAATTAAGCGTTCTTGCTAATAAGCACGCAGATATGAGGAATTTGAGCAAACTCTTCCCTATAAAAACCATTGAAGAAATGGAAAGCGTCAATAACGCCATAAATGAGGTAAACATCAATGAATAT gAGGATTGTCGGCGACGTCAGAAAAGCCCAATAAGCAACTATCGAAATGCTTccatattgttaaaaaaaggcTGTATAGATTGA